A section of the Streptomyces sp. SLBN-118 genome encodes:
- a CDS encoding sugar ABC transporter ATP-binding protein, with amino-acid sequence MPSDIRLQLSGVTKRFGPAMVLDHVDFQVRAGQAHGLIGQNGAGKSTLVKTLAGLYPDHGGVITIDGKRATLGSPRRSRAEGIAVIHQEFSLVSEMTIAENLLLGQEPGRWRYSRRAVHSRAKALVERVGIEIGESLDASVGTLSPAVRQRIEIVKALADDVKVLVMDEPTARLSEAERQSLFRVVRELADRGVGLVFISHFLDEVREATDWLTVMRNGKTIASEPTKSLSVVQMAELMLGKKFKQTLDEEVASHHADDEQPVVLEADSVSCGPRLRDVTISLRAGEIMGVAGLVGSGRTRLCRVLSGAEKPTSGRLRLRGNQVTFPTPRQAIAHGVALIPEDRKHQGLSLSAPLTWNLCLMAMHRRLGRWGVVPRGTVRRLSTRLVEDLEISPGDIDANASTLSGGNQQKVVLGKTFAADPDVLVIDQPTAGVDIGTKAQIHRLLRERADSGAAVLVVSDDLEELYALGDRFHVLRQGRTEWQGTSADVTHAQLVQLISSGSLQQGA; translated from the coding sequence ATGCCCAGCGACATCAGGCTCCAGCTCTCGGGCGTAACCAAACGGTTCGGTCCTGCCATGGTGCTCGATCACGTCGACTTTCAGGTGCGCGCCGGACAGGCCCACGGACTCATCGGACAGAACGGTGCGGGAAAGTCGACCCTGGTGAAGACGTTGGCCGGACTGTACCCAGACCACGGTGGCGTGATCACCATCGATGGCAAGCGCGCGACGCTGGGCAGCCCACGCCGCTCCAGAGCGGAGGGAATCGCTGTCATCCACCAGGAGTTCAGCCTGGTGTCCGAGATGACCATCGCCGAAAACCTTCTCCTCGGACAGGAGCCCGGACGGTGGCGATACAGCCGACGGGCAGTCCACAGCCGGGCAAAGGCCCTGGTCGAGCGGGTCGGCATCGAGATCGGCGAGAGCCTCGACGCAAGCGTTGGCACACTCAGCCCGGCCGTTCGGCAACGCATCGAGATCGTGAAAGCCCTCGCGGACGATGTGAAGGTGCTCGTCATGGACGAGCCGACCGCCCGCCTGTCCGAGGCCGAACGGCAGTCCCTGTTCCGCGTCGTACGCGAACTGGCCGACCGCGGCGTGGGGCTGGTGTTCATCTCCCACTTCCTCGACGAGGTCCGCGAGGCGACCGACTGGCTCACGGTGATGCGCAACGGCAAGACCATCGCGTCGGAGCCGACCAAGTCCCTGTCGGTGGTCCAGATGGCCGAGCTGATGCTGGGGAAGAAGTTCAAACAGACCCTGGACGAGGAGGTCGCCTCCCACCACGCCGACGACGAGCAGCCCGTCGTCCTGGAAGCGGATTCGGTCAGCTGTGGACCTCGCCTTCGCGACGTCACCATCAGCCTGCGCGCAGGCGAGATCATGGGCGTGGCCGGTCTCGTAGGCTCCGGCCGGACCAGGCTCTGCAGAGTGCTCAGCGGTGCCGAAAAGCCCACCAGCGGACGCCTTCGCCTGCGTGGTAACCAGGTCACCTTCCCAACCCCGCGCCAAGCCATCGCCCACGGCGTGGCACTCATACCGGAGGACCGCAAACACCAAGGACTGAGCCTGTCCGCACCACTGACGTGGAACCTGTGCCTCATGGCCATGCACCGCCGCTTGGGCCGCTGGGGCGTCGTACCACGGGGCACGGTCCGGCGCCTGAGCACCCGCCTCGTCGAGGACCTGGAAATCTCCCCGGGCGACATCGACGCCAACGCCTCGACACTCAGCGGCGGCAACCAGCAGAAGGTCGTCCTCGGCAAGACGTTCGCCGCCGATCCCGACGTGCTCGTCATCGATCAGCCCACGGCCGGCGTCGACATCGGCACAAAGGCACAGATCCACCGTCTGCTGCGCGAGCGCGCCGACTCCGGCGCCGCCGTCCTCGTCGTCTCGGACGACTTGGAAGAGCTGTACGCGCTCGGCGACCGCTTCCACGTCCTACGGCAAGGACGAACCGAATGGCAGGGCACCTCGGCCGACGTCACCCACGCACAACTTGTTCAGCTCATCTCCTCAGGCTCGTTGCAGCAAGGCGCCTGA
- a CDS encoding sugar ABC transporter substrate-binding protein, translated as MSASIPARRTFRRGLAAATAVVSLTVLTAACGNSSSTASSGKDKTFTVGLANADTTIPFLASMNSAFEAEAKRLGMKTVTLNGGLDNAKQAANVQTLVARRVDLILVCSSSPTAVIPAIKQANRAGIPVMALNAQLSPGADLVTYIGASDFQYGQGEGKLIVQALPNGGKIAVQLGPLGSTPQVERLKGIKDVLKSHPGIKIVATPVDNFKNSENLSVTQDLLSKYPKGKLDAIVAEGPEMYVGAQYARKIGRNEIRFIAGDYSKQVEAAIKSGALYGTVNQSPVLEGKLGAQYANYWLTGQKDKVKQPNYYIPLPLITKDNVDTNPAEWSG; from the coding sequence ATGTCCGCATCCATCCCCGCCCGCCGCACATTCAGACGCGGCCTGGCCGCCGCGACCGCCGTCGTGTCGCTGACCGTGCTCACCGCTGCCTGTGGCAACAGCAGCAGCACCGCATCCAGCGGCAAGGACAAGACCTTCACCGTCGGTCTCGCCAACGCCGACACCACGATCCCCTTCCTCGCCTCCATGAACTCCGCCTTCGAGGCCGAGGCGAAGCGGCTCGGCATGAAGACCGTCACCCTCAACGGCGGCCTCGACAACGCCAAGCAGGCTGCCAACGTTCAGACCCTGGTGGCCCGCCGAGTGGACCTGATCCTGGTGTGCTCCTCCAGCCCGACCGCAGTCATCCCCGCCATCAAGCAGGCCAACCGAGCTGGCATCCCGGTGATGGCACTCAACGCCCAGCTCAGTCCCGGCGCCGACCTGGTGACGTACATCGGCGCCTCGGACTTCCAGTACGGACAGGGCGAAGGCAAGCTCATCGTCCAGGCGCTTCCCAACGGCGGGAAGATCGCGGTTCAGCTCGGACCGCTGGGCAGCACACCGCAGGTCGAGCGGCTCAAGGGCATCAAGGACGTCCTGAAGAGCCACCCTGGCATCAAGATCGTCGCCACGCCGGTCGACAACTTCAAGAACAGCGAAAACCTGTCCGTGACGCAGGACCTGCTCTCGAAGTACCCCAAGGGGAAGCTGGACGCGATCGTCGCCGAGGGCCCCGAGATGTACGTCGGCGCCCAATATGCGCGGAAGATCGGGCGCAATGAGATCCGCTTCATCGCAGGCGACTACTCCAAGCAGGTCGAGGCCGCGATCAAGTCCGGTGCCCTCTACGGCACCGTCAACCAGAGCCCTGTCCTGGAAGGCAAGCTCGGCGCCCAGTACGCCAATTACTGGCTGACCGGTCAGAAGGACAAGGTCAAGCAGCCCAACTACTACATTCCGCTGCCACTGATTACCAAGGACAATGTGGACACCAACCCCGCCGAGTGGAGCGGCTGA
- a CDS encoding ABC transporter permease, with protein sequence MKSTANRSGILRRFGLWLVFALVTSVLMVVSPTFRSSANLENILEQNAIIGIVACGMAVMMISGGFDLSVGAVGATTSVVGAVVAGRGHGALMTIGAGLAAGIAVGVANGILIAKVRINAFVATFAMASIVSGLLFVATGAESKQGVTPLLESAANARVAGIPVIFAVFVCCLLAVWFLLTRTKYGHYIYSVGGNAEASHLSGVPVQRVQIFAFAMGGLLAAGAGLLLLGQTLVGQPSAAADWPLEAIAICVVGGIALTGGVGRIEDVLAATLLLGVISNGLNQLDVSPYWKPAVTGLVILLAVVIDRYSRLHNGAGRGSRNLPASTAPGAPTTTPLTPSAST encoded by the coding sequence ATGAAGAGCACGGCAAACAGAAGCGGCATCCTGAGGCGCTTCGGTCTCTGGCTGGTGTTCGCACTCGTCACCAGCGTCCTGATGGTTGTATCCCCGACGTTCCGCTCCTCGGCCAACCTGGAAAACATCCTGGAGCAGAACGCCATCATCGGCATTGTCGCCTGCGGCATGGCGGTCATGATGATCTCCGGCGGCTTTGACCTGTCCGTTGGAGCCGTCGGAGCCACCACATCGGTTGTAGGGGCAGTCGTCGCCGGCCGCGGTCACGGCGCGCTCATGACCATCGGCGCAGGCCTCGCTGCTGGCATCGCGGTCGGCGTCGCCAACGGCATCCTGATCGCCAAGGTCCGTATCAACGCCTTCGTCGCCACCTTCGCCATGGCCAGTATCGTCTCCGGCCTGCTGTTCGTCGCCACTGGCGCCGAGTCCAAGCAGGGTGTGACGCCCCTGCTGGAGAGCGCTGCCAACGCCCGGGTCGCCGGCATCCCGGTGATCTTCGCCGTGTTCGTGTGCTGCCTGCTTGCGGTGTGGTTCCTGCTGACCCGCACCAAGTACGGGCACTACATCTACAGCGTCGGCGGCAACGCCGAGGCCAGCCACCTGTCGGGTGTCCCCGTACAGCGCGTGCAGATCTTCGCCTTCGCCATGGGCGGCCTGCTGGCCGCAGGGGCAGGGCTGCTGCTCCTCGGCCAGACGCTCGTCGGGCAGCCCTCGGCCGCGGCCGACTGGCCCCTGGAGGCCATCGCCATCTGCGTGGTCGGTGGCATCGCCCTGACCGGCGGCGTCGGGCGCATCGAGGACGTCCTCGCCGCGACCCTCCTCCTCGGCGTCATTTCCAACGGCCTCAACCAGCTCGACGTCTCGCCCTACTGGAAGCCGGCCGTCACCGGACTGGTGATCCTCCTGGCCGTCGTCATCGACCGCTACAGCCGGCTCCACAACGGCGCCGGGCGCGGCAGCAGGAACCTGCCCGCCTCTACCGCGCCCGGCGCGCCCACCACCACCCCACTGACGCCATCGGCCTCGACCTGA
- a CDS encoding Gfo/Idh/MocA family protein, whose protein sequence is MITIGFLGCAHVHAATYCEVLRLSQQGRPVAVFDHDRARVNAFAAGRDLAVAPTPEDLCAMVDAVIITGEHVTYPEYVAVAAASGVPVLCEKPLGTSAEAAKAILNAGAWLSMAFPVRYAQSVRQAKAAIENGSLGALVAMSGTNHAAFPGGFFGTRSESGGGALIDHVVHVADALRWLTGCEYRTVYAEAGRFSRVGDVEDAGQVVVTTTDGAWASIDPSWSRPVGMPGANDLVMTLWFENGRLSIDAFARHGSFVDEDGTIAHLPYGRSMDAELLDDWLTAIRLGSPPPVPMNDGWKATQVALAALTSAQYGTVVDIQEDGSA, encoded by the coding sequence GTGATCACGATCGGTTTCCTCGGTTGTGCGCATGTGCATGCTGCCACCTACTGCGAAGTGCTGCGCCTTTCTCAACAGGGACGCCCCGTCGCTGTCTTCGACCACGATCGTGCCCGCGTAAACGCCTTCGCCGCCGGCCGTGATCTGGCTGTCGCGCCGACCCCTGAGGACCTGTGCGCCATGGTCGACGCGGTCATCATCACCGGCGAGCACGTGACCTACCCCGAGTACGTGGCCGTGGCTGCCGCCTCCGGTGTCCCCGTGCTTTGTGAGAAGCCTCTCGGCACGTCGGCCGAGGCCGCCAAGGCCATTCTGAATGCGGGTGCCTGGCTTTCGATGGCCTTTCCCGTCCGCTACGCCCAGTCCGTACGGCAGGCGAAGGCGGCGATCGAGAACGGATCGCTCGGAGCCCTGGTCGCCATGAGCGGAACCAATCACGCCGCTTTCCCCGGTGGGTTCTTCGGCACCCGCAGCGAATCGGGCGGCGGTGCTCTCATCGACCACGTGGTCCACGTGGCCGATGCTCTGCGCTGGCTGACCGGGTGTGAGTACCGGACCGTCTACGCGGAGGCCGGCAGATTCAGCCGGGTCGGTGACGTGGAGGACGCGGGGCAGGTCGTCGTCACGACCACCGACGGCGCCTGGGCGAGCATCGACCCGAGCTGGTCGCGTCCCGTCGGCATGCCGGGGGCCAACGACCTGGTGATGACCCTGTGGTTCGAGAACGGCCGGCTCTCGATCGACGCCTTCGCACGCCACGGCTCGTTCGTCGACGAGGACGGCACCATCGCCCACCTGCCGTATGGCCGAAGCATGGACGCAGAGCTTCTCGACGACTGGCTCACTGCGATCCGGCTCGGCTCACCACCACCCGTCCCGATGAACGACGGCTGGAAGGCCACCCAGGTCGCGCTCGCCGCCCTGACATCAGCCCAGTACGGAACAGTCGTCGACATTCAGGAGGACGGGTCGGCATGA
- a CDS encoding Gfo/Idh/MocA family protein, with translation MNLASVPGCRLATVTSEQVSPAALEAVRSTGADTAGVDEVLAPERVDAVIIATPTDTHAYYALRAIDAGLPVFLEKPLARTPAEARLVRDRAAAQGVKLAVGHVVRYFPEYAAARDLVRYGELGTPSVARLARWNTVPAGVGEWYGDVARSGGVLLDMAIHDVDWCLWTFGPAARVYAVSAGGPDSPVIALTMRHAAGTISYIDASWREESFTTRLEVAGTQGLFSADGSGSAGFASARGHGRTYLPPASASDDPYVMELRAAIDWFRGGPPPLATVADACDAVEVIEAAQRSLDTGRAIALEGALT, from the coding sequence GTGAACCTTGCGTCGGTGCCGGGCTGCCGGTTGGCGACTGTCACTTCGGAGCAGGTCTCGCCCGCCGCCCTGGAAGCTGTCCGCTCCACAGGTGCCGACACGGCGGGCGTCGATGAAGTCCTCGCCCCGGAGCGTGTCGACGCGGTCATCATCGCGACGCCGACGGACACGCACGCCTACTATGCGCTCCGTGCGATCGACGCCGGACTGCCGGTGTTCTTGGAGAAGCCGCTCGCGAGGACGCCTGCCGAGGCGCGCCTGGTCCGCGACCGTGCCGCCGCCCAGGGTGTGAAGCTGGCCGTAGGGCACGTCGTGCGGTACTTCCCCGAGTACGCCGCGGCTCGCGACCTGGTCCGGTATGGCGAGCTGGGCACCCCGTCCGTGGCCCGCCTGGCCCGCTGGAACACAGTTCCGGCAGGTGTCGGCGAGTGGTACGGCGACGTGGCCAGGAGCGGCGGTGTCCTCCTCGACATGGCGATCCACGACGTCGACTGGTGCCTGTGGACCTTCGGGCCGGCCGCGCGTGTGTACGCGGTATCAGCAGGTGGCCCGGACAGCCCCGTCATCGCTCTGACCATGCGCCATGCCGCAGGCACCATCTCGTACATCGACGCGAGCTGGCGGGAAGAATCCTTCACCACCCGCCTCGAGGTGGCCGGCACACAAGGCCTCTTCAGCGCGGACGGTTCCGGAAGCGCAGGATTTGCATCCGCACGAGGCCATGGACGGACGTATCTCCCCCCGGCGTCGGCGAGCGACGACCCCTACGTGATGGAGCTGCGGGCGGCGATCGATTGGTTCCGCGGCGGGCCGCCGCCGCTCGCCACCGTCGCCGACGCATGCGACGCCGTCGAGGTCATCGAGGCTGCCCAGCGCAGCCTCGACACCGGTCGGGCCATCGCCCTGGAAGGAGCCCTGACGTGA
- a CDS encoding helix-turn-helix domain-containing GNAT family N-acetyltransferase, translated as MNTAQIDQVRRFNRTVTERVGVLHDHFLGRDRPIGEARMLWEIGEHGQDVRRMRERLGLDSGYVSRLLRSLETDGLVTVEPQPRDRRVRTVRLTDAGRAERAILDRRSNELADSMLEPLNAAQRTRLVAAMADVERLLTAGTVTLDVVDPEHPDAQHCLRSYFTELQERFETGFDPARSLLPDTGELRAPHGLFVVARLHGEPVGCAGLKLPPGAPAEIKRMWVAPHARRLGLGRRFLAELESRAAQHGCDVLRLDTNKALSAAIGLYHSCGFQEVAAFNDEPYAHHWFEKRITTTPSG; from the coding sequence ATGAATACGGCGCAGATCGACCAGGTGCGGCGGTTCAACCGGACCGTCACCGAACGCGTGGGCGTGCTCCACGACCACTTCCTTGGGCGGGACCGGCCCATCGGCGAGGCCCGGATGCTCTGGGAGATCGGCGAGCACGGCCAGGACGTACGGCGGATGCGCGAGCGCCTTGGGCTCGACTCCGGGTATGTCAGCCGTCTGCTGCGTTCCCTGGAGACCGACGGCCTGGTGACGGTGGAGCCGCAGCCTCGGGACAGACGGGTACGCACTGTCCGGCTCACCGACGCGGGCCGCGCGGAGCGTGCCATCCTCGATCGCCGCAGCAACGAGCTGGCCGACTCCATGCTGGAGCCGCTCAACGCCGCCCAGCGCACCCGGCTGGTCGCTGCCATGGCCGACGTCGAACGGTTGCTGACCGCCGGGACGGTCACGCTGGACGTCGTCGACCCGGAACACCCCGACGCCCAGCACTGCCTGCGGTCCTACTTCACCGAGCTCCAGGAGCGCTTCGAGACCGGCTTCGACCCCGCACGGAGCCTGCTGCCCGACACGGGCGAACTCCGAGCGCCGCACGGCCTGTTCGTGGTCGCGCGGCTCCACGGCGAACCTGTCGGCTGCGCCGGTCTGAAGCTGCCGCCCGGCGCCCCGGCCGAGATCAAGCGCATGTGGGTCGCGCCCCACGCCCGGCGCCTCGGCCTGGGCCGCCGGTTCCTGGCCGAGCTCGAGTCGCGGGCCGCCCAGCACGGCTGCGATGTGCTGCGCCTGGACACCAACAAGGCGCTCAGCGCCGCGATCGGCCTGTACCATTCCTGCGGTTTCCAGGAGGTGGCTGCCTTCAACGACGAGCCGTACGCCCACCACTGGTTCGAGAAGCGGATCACCACAACACCGTCGGGGTGA